One Natrinema marinum genomic window carries:
- a CDS encoding Rrf2 family transcriptional regulator yields MSSIELTPSQKKILRALTNLHKESEDAIKGEDIADQVDRNPGTIRNQMQSLKALQLVEGVPGPKGGYKPTASAYEALEIQQMDEPAAVPMQHEGEPVDDTIIEEIDLSSVHHPELCRAEIHIQGALGDIHENDAVTVGPTPLSKLVIEGTVDGKDDTNNILILRIDDMIAPAEEPAH; encoded by the coding sequence ATGTCATCCATCGAACTCACCCCCAGCCAGAAGAAGATACTCCGCGCGCTGACGAACCTCCACAAGGAGTCCGAGGACGCCATCAAAGGGGAGGACATCGCCGATCAGGTCGACCGTAATCCGGGGACGATCCGCAATCAGATGCAGAGTCTCAAAGCGCTCCAACTCGTAGAAGGGGTACCCGGTCCGAAAGGCGGGTACAAACCCACGGCCTCGGCCTACGAGGCCCTCGAGATCCAGCAGATGGACGAGCCCGCCGCGGTTCCCATGCAACACGAGGGCGAACCCGTCGACGACACCATCATCGAGGAGATCGACCTCTCGAGCGTCCACCACCCCGAACTCTGCCGCGCGGAGATCCACATTCAGGGGGCCCTCGGCGACATCCACGAGAACGACGCCGTCACCGTCGGCCCGACGCCGCTTTCGAAGCTCGTCATCGAAGGCACCGTCGACGGCAAAGACGATACGAACAACATCCTCATCCTGCGAATCGACGACATGATCGCACCGGCGGAAGAACCGGCACACTGA
- the gyrA gene encoding DNA gyrase subunit A, which translates to MSSDVPDPTDVEARAVENVRIEDEMEQSYIDYAMSVIAGRALPDVRDGLKPVHRRILYAMHEMGVSSGSSHRKSSSIVGETMGDYHPHGDSAIYDTLVRMAQDFSMRYPLVDGQGNFGSMDGDPAAAPRYTEARMAPVAEELLEDIEKDTVDFSSNYDDRLQEPDVLPAAFPNLLVNGSSGIAVGMSTNIPPHNLGEVIDATIELIDNPEATVEDLMDHVKGPDFPTGANIVGRDAIYSAYKTGRGRIRVRAEFEVEEWKNGRERIVVTELPYQANKARLVERIADDVNEGEIEGISDLRDESDRDGVRIVVELKRGANVEVVKNKLLENHLERTFGVINLALVDGQPQVLSLRETLEEYVAHRREVVRRRSEYDLAEAEDRAHILEGRLTAVENAEHVVELIRNSEDRSAAKAALQESYDFSEDQATHIVRMQLGSLTSMEAAEIEDEYEEVQAEIERLTEILESESELLAVIKEELREIKAEYDDERRTSIVEDQGTVTHEDLIPEEEVFVVMTEDDYVKRMPIDAFDPQGRGGKGIIGADVKEDDRVATVFRANTHDYLLCFTNQGEVYRLKTYEIPEMGRTARGKSAVNILDLEPGEDITAIVDTDAFGDDEFVTMATRHGYVKRTAGEEFDNILSTGIIAADLEEGDELVDVEVTDGSQDLVVATEGGMTIRFDEDEVRAMGRNARGVNGIKLQDGDAVAGLVATDEADERALLTVTENGYGKRTLLSEYRTQSRYGKGLIDIKTGERNGPVTAVKAVAADDQLVLMSERGQIVRTRVDEISTVGRNTMGVIVMEVEADDAVASVDVIPATAADAADDDTAE; encoded by the coding sequence ATGAGTTCAGACGTACCCGATCCGACGGACGTAGAGGCCAGAGCGGTCGAAAACGTCCGTATCGAAGACGAGATGGAGCAGAGTTACATCGACTACGCGATGAGCGTCATCGCCGGTCGCGCACTACCGGACGTCCGGGACGGGCTCAAGCCCGTCCACCGGCGCATCCTCTATGCGATGCACGAAATGGGCGTCTCCTCCGGGAGCAGCCACCGCAAGTCCTCCTCGATCGTCGGGGAGACGATGGGTGACTACCACCCCCACGGCGACAGCGCAATCTACGATACCCTGGTCCGGATGGCTCAGGACTTCTCGATGCGCTATCCGCTGGTCGACGGGCAGGGGAACTTCGGCTCGATGGACGGCGACCCGGCCGCCGCGCCCCGGTACACGGAGGCGCGGATGGCCCCCGTCGCCGAGGAGTTACTCGAGGACATCGAGAAGGACACCGTCGACTTCTCCTCGAACTACGACGACCGTCTGCAGGAACCGGACGTGCTGCCGGCGGCGTTTCCCAACCTCCTCGTCAACGGCTCTTCGGGGATCGCGGTCGGGATGTCGACGAACATCCCGCCGCACAATCTCGGCGAGGTGATCGACGCGACGATCGAGTTGATCGACAACCCCGAGGCGACCGTCGAGGACCTGATGGACCACGTCAAGGGACCGGACTTCCCGACCGGCGCGAACATCGTCGGTCGCGACGCCATCTACTCGGCGTACAAGACCGGCCGCGGCCGCATTCGCGTCCGGGCCGAGTTCGAGGTCGAGGAGTGGAAGAACGGTCGCGAGCGGATCGTCGTCACCGAACTTCCCTATCAGGCCAACAAGGCCCGCCTCGTCGAACGCATCGCCGACGACGTCAACGAGGGCGAGATCGAGGGGATCTCCGATCTGCGCGACGAGTCCGACCGCGACGGCGTCCGCATCGTCGTCGAACTCAAACGCGGCGCGAACGTCGAGGTCGTCAAGAACAAGCTGCTCGAGAACCATCTCGAGCGAACGTTCGGCGTCATCAACCTCGCGCTGGTCGACGGCCAGCCCCAGGTGCTCTCGCTCAGAGAGACCTTAGAGGAGTACGTCGCCCACCGACGCGAGGTCGTCCGGCGGCGCAGCGAGTACGACCTCGCCGAGGCCGAGGACCGAGCACACATCCTCGAGGGTCGACTGACGGCCGTCGAGAACGCCGAGCACGTCGTCGAGTTGATCCGCAACAGCGAGGATCGGTCGGCCGCGAAAGCCGCGCTGCAGGAGTCCTACGATTTCTCGGAGGATCAGGCCACCCACATCGTCCGGATGCAACTGGGCAGCCTCACCTCGATGGAGGCAGCCGAGATCGAAGACGAGTACGAGGAGGTCCAGGCCGAGATCGAACGACTCACCGAGATCTTAGAGAGCGAGTCGGAACTGCTCGCGGTCATCAAGGAGGAACTCCGCGAGATCAAAGCCGAGTACGACGACGAGCGACGGACCTCGATCGTCGAGGATCAGGGGACGGTCACCCACGAGGATCTCATCCCCGAGGAGGAGGTCTTCGTCGTCATGACCGAGGACGACTACGTCAAGCGGATGCCGATCGACGCGTTCGACCCCCAGGGTCGCGGCGGCAAAGGCATCATCGGCGCGGACGTCAAGGAGGACGACCGCGTCGCGACGGTGTTCCGGGCCAACACCCACGACTACCTGCTCTGTTTCACCAATCAGGGTGAGGTCTACCGCCTCAAGACCTACGAGATCCCCGAGATGGGCCGGACCGCCCGCGGGAAGTCCGCGGTCAACATCCTCGATCTCGAGCCCGGCGAGGACATCACGGCCATCGTCGACACCGACGCCTTCGGCGACGATGAGTTCGTGACGATGGCCACTCGTCACGGCTACGTCAAGCGAACCGCCGGCGAGGAGTTCGACAACATCCTCTCGACCGGGATCATCGCCGCCGATCTCGAGGAGGGGGACGAACTGGTCGACGTGGAGGTCACCGACGGCTCGCAGGACCTCGTCGTCGCGACCGAGGGCGGGATGACGATCCGCTTCGACGAAGACGAGGTCCGCGCGATGGGGCGGAACGCACGCGGCGTCAACGGCATCAAGCTTCAGGACGGCGACGCGGTCGCCGGACTGGTCGCGACCGACGAGGCCGACGAGCGCGCGCTCCTGACTGTCACCGAAAACGGCTACGGAAAGCGGACGCTACTCTCTGAGTACCGCACGCAGTCCCGGTACGGCAAAGGGTTGATCGACATCAAAACTGGCGAGCGAAACGGCCCCGTCACTGCCGTCAAGGCGGTCGCGGCGGACGACCAGCTCGTGTTGATGAGCGAGCGCGGCCAGATCGTTCGCACGCGAGTAGACGAGATCTCGACCGTCGGTCGAAACACGATGGGCGTCATCGTGATGGAGGTCGAGGCGGACGACGCGGTCGCGAGCGTCGACGTGATTCCCGCGACGGCGGCCGACGCGGCCGACGACGACACGGCCGAGTAG